The window AACCTTGTCACTTACGATCAGAACGGGAATATGAAAGATATGCTGGATAAAGGAATACAATCTATTGGGTATAACTTCCTGGATCTGCCTAATCAGTTTTCTGTAACGGAAAATTCTCTTGGGGTAATGGCTAATGCCAATATCAATACCTTGTATCGTGCCGATGGAACCAAACTGAGAAAAACAAAGCATTCTAAACGGGAAGGAAAAGGGGGATTAGATATTACCAGTATAACGGATTATCTGGATGGTTTTCAATACCAGTACCAGGAAGGGGGAAGCTGTATCACCTGCAGGCTGGGAGTAGCCTATGAAGCACAGGCTTATAAGGGAATTAATGGTCCTATTGTGACAACTCCTGAATGGAAACTTGATTTTGTGGTTACAGCAGAAGGGTTCTACAGTTTCGCTGAAAACCGCTATATTTACCAATACAAAGACCATCTTGGAAATACCAGGGTAAGCTTTACCAAAAACAGCGCAGGCGTTCTTGAAGTTACAGATACCAACAACTATTATCCTTTTGGGTTAAATCATATTGGGAACTCTTTTCTATCTAGTTTAGGAAGCTATAATGCTTATAAATATAATGGCAAAGAGGTACAGGAAACCGGGATGTATGATTATGGAGCAAGGATGTATATGCCTGATCTGGGAAGATGGGGTGTTGTAGATGCTTATGCAGAGGCAATGAGAAGATATTCTCCTTATAATTATGCTTTTAATAATCCTGTTAATTTTATAGACCCGGATGGAAATGCACCTTACAATCCAAGGGATGTTTATGGAGAACATTCAGCTTTTAATGACGATTTTGATCCTAATAGTTCTTTATCCAGTTATAATGGAATGTCAGGTTCTCTGGGGATGTATTTTGCGAATGATGCTGGTGCTGGCTATGTTTGGGGAGTTCATACAAAAGGAGATGGAGAAGATCCTAAAAAAGAGAATACCGGACCAAGTTTCTGGAGTAAAGTTGGTAGTTTTTTTGATAGAATATTCGGAGGAAAGAAAAAGGACGCTTAGATGTTGGATCTGCTGAGGAAATTTCAGAATCTGATTTTTCGCAAAAAACTGACGTAACTTGGCTTATTATTAATGCTATTTTATTTGGAAATGCTGATCCCTATTCAGCAATTGGAAATGCAGGTGTAGGTCCTTACGCCCAAGAGCGAGAAAATTTGGGTATGGCTGCCATGCTTTTTGTTAATCCAGAGGCTGCTGCTGAAGGAATAGAAAGAACGTTATTGAAAAATACCTTGCCTATAAGTACAGAAGGAAAGTTATTAGGATCGATAGTAAATGGTAAAGTTATAATGAATGGTGGAACAAAAGCCTCTGGGACATTTGATTTTGTAGTAACTCAATCAGGAGAAACTTTACTTGGAAGAAAACACACTTTTTTATCAAAAGGTGCCGATGTTTTTGCAGCAGGAGAAATAAAAATAAGAGGTGGTAATATCGTTAATATAAATAATTTATCAGGTCATTATGTGCCAGGCTATGATATTGCTAATACTTATTTAGATATTTTTAAAGCTGTAAATATAAATGTCTCAAAAGCACATTTAAAGATATATAACTCACAAGGCCAAGTAATTAAACATATTTTACCTAAATGAAAGAAATAATTTTAAAAAATGATAATTCAGAAGTAAAAATAGACTCTAATCTGACCTATTATTTATTTTCATTCTTTTTTCTTGAATTTTTAGATAAAACTCAAGAAAGGAAGATGTTAATTATATCAAATGATGAAATAAATAATTTATACAATCTTTTAGAAGCTTATTTAATTAAAATATTAAATAAATGGTATAAAGAACCTACTGAAAAAGAACTTCAAAAATATTCATCACGTTATGAAAAAATAAAATTAAATACAAAGGTTTATAAAATTGATTACAGAAGCTCAGAAATCGGACGGTTAATATTTTTAATATTTAATGTCCTTAAATTACTTAAGGAGTCAAATCTTAATGATGGAAAATTAAGTATTTATATTAAACACGATAATGAATAATAAGTTAGATTAAAAACAGCGTAGGCGTTCTTGAAGTTGCTGATACCAATAACTATTATCCTTTCGGGTTAAACCATATCAGAAACAATGATTTTGGAACCTCAAATTCTGGAAGTTTTTATTCCTACAAATACAATGGTAAAGAACTTCAGGAAACGGGGATGTATGATTATGGTGCAAGAATGTATATGCCTGATCTGGGAAGATGGGGTGTAGTAGATGCTTATGCAGAAATTATGAGAAGGCATTCTCCTTATAACTATGCATTTAATAACCCGATTAATTTCATAGATCCGGATGGAAACTCTCCAAGGAAAACATATGGAGAACACTCTGCTTTTAATGGAGATTACGATCCAAATTCTTCTCTATCTGGCTATAACGGAATGGGAAATTCACTTGGGATGTATTTTGCGAATGATGGCGGAGGTAGTTTTGGGTGGGAACGTAAAACTTTTGATGAAACGCAGGCATATAGAGATATCATGACAGCGTATTACAATGGTGGAACAGCAGAATTTGTGAATAATAATGGGACCTGGAAATGGTGGACAGATTATACAGATCCTGATTCTGGAGTTACAGGAGTTGGAACATTAAATATGTTGAAACGTACCAGTGGATTAAATAGTGATAATAAGATTGATTTTGCTAAGACCTTATCTAGCACATCATGGTGGGGGAACACCTTAATAGGAGCAGGAGCTACTGCAAATATACCAAGGAGTGGATTCTTTAAGTATAATGAATTATGGCATCAGACTAAAACAAGAGGAACTTCTTTTGCATGGCAAAACAAATGGAAAAACCCAGGTGCTAAGTATTGGAGAGGGCAGCAAGTAAAGGGCTTTCAAGGAGCAAGGAATTTGGGGACAAAATTGACGGTTGCCGGAGGTGTATTGTTAGCTGCGGATATTGCGATGTCTGGTGAGGTTAAAGCATCTCATTATATTAATGGAATTATGCTTGGGGCTTCTACCACAGGGGTTGGTTCTATTGTTGCCGGGGTATGGTTTGTAGCAGATATGGGAACAGGTGCAGTTAATTATTTAAATGGTAATGGGTTTAAAACTCTTTCAGATGTGATAGATGAAAGCAGTGTTGGACAAAGTATAAGTTTTGAAATGTATGATGGATTATATTAAAAGTAAATTTTCAGGGATGTCCACTTTCTGGGGGATATTTATGTTTGTTTGGACAATTTTTGGATTGATTTTTATATTTAAAATATTGAAAAATTTTTCGTTCCAAATTAAATATGTATTAATATTATTGTTTTTTGTTGGATTGTTCATTTTTTCTATTAATTATCTTAAGCATATAAAATGGATAAAAATCAAAGAGGATAAGTTGATATATTATTCGATTTTACAACCTTTTGGTAAAACTTTGAATATTACAAACTATATAGGGAAAATTATTCTTACAGAGTCTGGAAGTGCTGGAAGCTATAAGGTAGTTTATTTGGTTGATAAGCAAAATAAAACATCTTTTAAACTTATGGGACTTCATTATAAAAATTTTGAAGAGATAGATAATGCTATACATCTGAAAAAGATCAACTTTTCTCCTAATGTTTCACAGTATTTTAAGCTTTTATTTTTTGAGAAAATTACAGTTAAAAATGATAAAAGTTCAAATAAAAGCGAGGTTACTAATCTTATTTTAGGATTGTTCAGATTAATTTGTATAACAGGAATTGTATTATTTATTTTGGGTTCTTTAATAAAGAAGTTTCTGTAGATTATAAAGAGTAAGATATCAGGTCGACCCCTATGCTCCAATAATTATAGCAAAATAGGGAAGAGAAAATTCTTTACAAAAAGCGAAACAAATAGAAACCTTAAAAAAATATATGGTGAGGATAAAAGATAGAGATAATTCTCTATATTGATGACAAATAGAGCATTGTTCTTACAATGCTCTATTTTTGGAATCCTCCAGCCGGTGCGAGCGTCTTGCTCGTTCCTTTGAATGGATTATAATCCTAACACCTCATTATCCAGCTATAATGGAATGGGTGATTCTCATGGGATGTATTTTGCGAGTGATCCTGGCGCTGGTTATGCCACTTTTGGTGAAACGCAGGTATATAGAGATATCATGACAGCGTATTACAATGGTGGTACAGCAGAATTTGTGAATAATAATGGGACCTGGAAATGGTGGACAGATTATACAGATCCTAATACTGGAGTTAAGGGTGTGGGCCAGTTAAATATACTAAAAAAATTAAATAATAGTTTTATAGGAATGTTTAACAATGTGGAAGGAATGAGTAAAAAATTAATGAAATATCAAACAGAAGACTTTTTCAAAGACACAGAAAAACATTTAAATGGACAATTAGGAAATGCTAATATGATAATAGATGAGTATAATAAATTATCCAATTTAAACAAAATAAACGCTTCAACGTTTCTTTCAGCAGTTAGCGGTATTAGAGCAGGAAAAATTTTAAGATCAACCGAAGGATTTATGAAATCTGTAGGTAAAATTTCTAAAAGATTAGGTTATGTTGGTACAGCTTTAACTGCTGGGGTAACTTTATATGAATTTGGAACTGATACTTGGGATGCTCATTCAATTGTAAATCTTGGTTTATTAGGTGTTACAGCTATTGCTACATTTGCTACAGCTCCTGCTATAGTTGCAGTAGCTCCAGCCATCCTTGCAGGGATTGCAATTTATGGAGTAGCAGATTATATGTTTGGAGTAAGTGATCAGTTAGATAAGAGTATAGGTAGAAAATCTACAATTTGGTATCCATAAATAAGTTAAATGAAAAAATATAAATTTAAAAATTTTTCAATGAAGAGGTTAGTATTGTACATGGCTCTAGCTTTTGTTTTAGTAATATCATTAACCGTGTTAACTTCTCTTTATTATAATCCAAAGGTTTTTCCTGCGATTGTACTTTTTGTATTGACGGCTTTTAGCTTTTTATTAATTAAGAATAATTGTACGATTACATATAATATTATCTTAGACAATAATTACATTTCTTTTAACAATAAAAAAATTGATCTCATAGATATTTCTAATTATAATTTTAGCGAAACAGAAAAATTTTACGGATGTAGATTAGTTTTTAAGTCCTATAAAATTTTTTTAAACGTTCCTAAAAAAGATAGTGGAAATTACTTAGATTTTAAAAATGAATTAATTGAAATTATTACTTTGCAGAATGAAAAAAGAAGTAATGATTTGATTGTTGAATACAATTGGTACAATACTACATTATCTAAGATTTATGGTTATACAATGATTGGAATAATGCTAACATGGCTAATGTTAATGATAATGTATCCAAATAAATTGAATATATCAAATTTAGGATTGTTTTTAATGGTTTCAGCAGGACTAAGCCCCATAATTTATAAGATTTTTAAGAAATGATAGTTTCCTTGCTGGCGCGAAATTCTAGCTCATAATAGACTATCCCAAGCTGCCGCACGAATCCTTTTCGTGTGGCAGTTTTTATTAACAACTATCTATATTTACGAGTACAAAGACCACCTTGAAATAGCAGGGTAAGCTTTACCAAAAACAACGCAGGCGTTCTTGAAGTTACCGATACCAACAATTATTATCCTTTTGGATTAAACCATATCGGGAACTCTTTCCTATCTAGTTTAGGTAGCTATAATGCTTATAAGTATAATGGCAAAGAGGTGCAGGAACCGGGGATGTATGATTATGGAGCAAGAATGTATATGCCTGATCTGGGAAGATGGGGAGTTGTAGATGCTTATGCGGAGGCAATGAGGAGACATTCGCCTTATAACTATTCATTTAATAATCCTGTCAACTATATATATCCTGATGGGAATGCTCCATACAATCCAAGAGATATTCACGGAGATCATTCAGCATTTAATGGAGATTTTGATCCTAATAGTTCTTTATCCGGTTATAATGGAATGTCAGGTTCTCTGAGGATGTATTTTGCGAATGATGCTGGTGCTGGCTATGTCTGGGGAGTTCATACAAAAGGAGAAGGAGAAAATCATAAAAAGAGAATACCGGACCAAGTTTCTGGAGTAAAGTTGGTAGTTTTTTTGATAGAATATTCGGAGTAAAGAAAAAAGGACGCTTAGATATTGGTGCTGCTGAGGAAATTTCAGAATCTGATTTTTCACAAAAAACTGACGCAACTTGGCTTATTATTAATGCTGTTTTATTTGGAAATGCTGATCCCTATTCAGCAATTGGAAATATGGGGGTCGGACCCTATGCTGAAGAAAGAGAAAATATTGGCATGGCTGCTATGATCTTTATTAATCCTGAGGTAGCTGCTGAAGGGTTAGAACGAAAAGCTCTCTCAAAAGCAGCAATGGCAAAAATTAAGGGTGGTAGTATTAATACAATCATTGATGCAATGCCTTCTTCTCTAAAACAACTAAATATGTGTAAAGATTTTGCTTCAGATTTAGTAGAAAGAATGACTGCGCAAGGAATCAAAGGAGAAATGGTTGTTTTAAAATCAGATACTGGATTTATTTAGTCAGAAAGATTATGTAAAACTATTTCTACAAATGGAGACCATGTTGGAGTAAAAGTGGGAAATATGGTGTATGATAATATGTTCCCTAAAGGTCTGTCCTATAGTCAATGGATCAGTGATTTAGGAGTAGTGTTTCCAGGAATGCGTCCACCAATTATAAAATCTTTTTAATTAGTTTATTATGGATATAGAAGAATTATTACAATATATTGAGAGAAGACCTCAAATCTACTTTCGTGAAAAAGATGTATTTTTTTAGAAACTTTTTTAGGAGGTTTTTTTGTGAGTGAATATGCTAAAGACAAGAGTTTTAAAGATGATTTTAGATCGAATTTTTACATATGGTTACAGAATAAATTTAGTCTTGAAAACAATACAACTTGGGCTGATTTTATAGATATAATAAGCAAAAGGGAAAATTTAAACTCTATTGATATTTTTTTTAGAGAATATAATTTATTTAAAAAGAAAAATAAAACTTACCAAGCTGCCGTACGAATCCTTTTCGTGTGGCAATTTTTATTAACAGCTATATATATTTACCAGTACAAATGAAGACTTACTTTTTTTAGAGAAGGCTACCCATATACTCCAGAAATTGGGAAGGCTACCGTAGTCTTCACATCCTTGTAACAGAAAACTTCCCAAGCTACCGCACGAATCTTTTCGTGTGGCATTTTTATTAACAATTATCTATATTTACCAGTACAAAGGCCTCCTTGGAAACACGAGGGTATGCTTTACCAAAAACAGCGCAGGCGTTCTTGAAGTTACCGATACCAACAACTATTATCCTTTTGGGCTAAACCATATCGGGAACTCTTTCCTATCCAGTTTAGGAAGCTATAATGCCTACAAATACAATGGCAAAGAGGTACAGGAAACGGAGATGTATGATTATGGTGCAAGAATGTACATGCCTGATCTGGGAAGATGGGGTGTTGTGGATCCACTTGCAGAGGCAATGAGAAGATATTCTCCTTATAATTATGCATTTAACAATCCTGTTAATTTTATAGATCCTGATGGAAACTCTCCAAGGAAAACGTATGGAGAACACTCAGCTTTTAATGGAAATTACGATCCTAATACATCTTTATCCGGCTATAATGGAATGGGGGGAGCTCATGGGATGTATTTTGCGAATAATGATGGAGGTGGTTTTGGATCGGAGCAAAAAGGAGATGGTACAGGAGGGGCATTATCTTTCAATACTCCTGAAGGAATTAGATTTGCTTTCAGTTATTTTGGAGGTGGCGGAAGTGTAGGGAATTTGTTTTCTATGGTAGAACAGTTGAAAAAAGCTGGATGGGATGATCCTGCTAATACTCAGGCAAAATTTAATGATATCGATACTTTGGTAAAAAAAGTTCCTGCTTTAACTGATTTTTTTGCAATAACAAAAGTAGAATTTATTGATAATACAGGTGGAAATTGTGCAAATAAGGCTGAATACCAAAGAGTATGGATTAATATGAATAATGCTCAGAATATTTTAAAACTAGCTTTTACTTTAGGACATGAAATGAATCATTCATTTGCAGATTTATTTTTTAGTGATAAATTTAATGAAATTACCCATCAATCTAAAGGCTCAAAAACTACTACAAGTTCCTTTAATTTTTTCCAAGAAGTGATGGCTTTATCGTGGGAAATACAGTTGGGCTCTGATAGATATGGGAAACGTTCAGGTTTTGAAGCAGCTCAGTTTTACTATGGGCCAAATGGCTTAGGGTATAGTCAAAAAAGTATTGATATGGTAAATAAATATCTATATGAATTAAAATCGGCTTGGAATTTTATATATAACTCGAAACTGAAATAATATGAAAAATTTAATAATCATGTTCCTTTTATTACATAATATTTGTAATTCTCAAGTTAAAATAACTTGGGAATACTCTAAAAATCTTAAAAAAGCTGATGTAATCATTTATAATGAGGGTGCGAAAGATATTCTCTTGCCTCTAGATTTAAAATCTTTAAAGCCTCATTTTGAGAATGAATGTTCTATGGTTGATTATGAATTTCCATATCCTTCTTTTGGGTTAACTCTATTAGTAGAAAATGAACATGAAAACATGTTTGGCAGTATTCATAACATTGAAGTGTCAGAAAATAATAATTTTAATAGAATTGTACTAGAAAGACAAGAAATTAATAATGAATATTTAGATTTTATTAAAAAATGGGATGAAAGTAATAAAATTTCAGATTTAGATTTTGCAAAAAAAATTATTATTTATATAATAATCTAGTATTTATTAAATCTAAGCAAAAAATTAAATTTCAAATTGCTGTTAACTTTGATAACATAACAAATCAAAAATATATTTATTATTATTATCCAATAGATTGGGGTAAGAAGATTGAAGTAATGCTTTCTACTTGTATTGATTCAGATACTTACAACTATCTTACGGAAAAACAAAAGCAAGAATTAAAAAAATATGAATTTTTTACGGGAA of the Chryseobacterium capnotolerans genome contains:
- a CDS encoding RHS repeat-associated core domain-containing protein; the encoded protein is MKNSVGVLEVADTNNYYPFGLNHIRNNDFGTSNSGSFYSYKYNGKELQETGMYDYGARMYMPDLGRWGVVDAYAEIMRRHSPYNYAFNNPINFIDPDGNSPRKTYGEHSAFNGDYDPNSSLSGYNGMGNSLGMYFANDGGGSFGWERKTFDETQAYRDIMTAYYNGGTAEFVNNNGTWKWWTDYTDPDSGVTGVGTLNMLKRTSGLNSDNKIDFAKTLSSTSWWGNTLIGAGATANIPRSGFFKYNELWHQTKTRGTSFAWQNKWKNPGAKYWRGQQVKGFQGARNLGTKLTVAGGVLLAADIAMSGEVKASHYINGIMLGASTTGVGSIVAGVWFVADMGTGAVNYLNGNGFKTLSDVIDESSVGQSISFEMYDGLY
- a CDS encoding RHS repeat-associated core domain-containing protein — protein: MGNSFLSSLGSYNAYKYNGKEVQEPGMYDYGARMYMPDLGRWGVVDAYAEAMRRHSPYNYSFNNPVNYIYPDGNAPYNPRDIHGDHSAFNGDFDPNSSLSGYNGMSGSLRMYFANDAGAGYVWGVHTKGEGENHKKRIPDQVSGVKLVVFLIEYSE
- a CDS encoding papain fold toxin domain-containing protein, translated to MSTNGDHVGVKVGNMVYDNMFPKGLSYSQWISDLGVVFPGMRPPIIKSF
- a CDS encoding RHS repeat domain-containing protein, whose translation is MAFLLTIIYIYQYKGLLGNTRVCFTKNSAGVLEVTDTNNYYPFGLNHIGNSFLSSLGSYNAYKYNGKEVQETEMYDYGARMYMPDLGRWGVVDPLAEAMRRYSPYNYAFNNPVNFIDPDGNSPRKTYGEHSAFNGNYDPNTSLSGYNGMGGAHGMYFANNDGGGFGSEQKGDGTGGALSFNTPEGIRFAFSYFGGGGSVGNLFSMVEQLKKAGWDDPANTQAKFNDIDTLVKKVPALTDFFAITKVEFIDNTGGNCANKAEYQRVWINMNNAQNILKLAFTLGHEMNHSFADLFFSDKFNEITHQSKGSKTTTSSFNFFQEVMALSWEIQLGSDRYGKRSGFEAAQFYYGPNGLGYSQKSIDMVNKYLYELKSAWNFIYNSKLK